Proteins co-encoded in one Capnocytophaga ochracea DSM 7271 genomic window:
- a CDS encoding EpsG family protein yields the protein MQQILIKKNTIVFLLVSLLVAFIVGNRGDTRDTIVYYSVFKYIDVFDLLNPIQFYAFTGMEIGFGWYCFLISLLTQSHIIFFTIFSFLTFYIIFLVSKKINIKIIPVLLLYLSSGYFLLQQFTQIRQGFSTPLALYALAFFISKDNKFSMKFLFLTLLALSFHQTALLIVIIGIFFSLILKFLSLSFNEFRWCSVIILIVFIIIAKFVLVDILISISSRVEEYSFSTEYAEDLGIFRLPNIKAFFTFLFILFFMNGKMYENNLFKVFFLLFVVGVAFRIGFSDFAILSGRFATAFSFSEIFILPFVFYRFKYFSTILLVLFVILQAIATYVFQAPYVIDDYFKPLAL from the coding sequence ATGCAGCAGATTTTAATCAAAAAGAATACTATAGTATTTTTATTGGTGTCTCTTTTGGTTGCTTTTATTGTAGGTAACAGAGGTGATACTCGTGATACTATTGTGTATTATTCAGTGTTTAAATATATAGATGTTTTTGATCTACTAAACCCTATACAATTTTATGCCTTTACAGGAATGGAAATAGGTTTTGGATGGTATTGCTTTTTAATAAGTTTACTAACCCAGTCTCATATTATATTTTTTACTATATTTTCATTTCTTACCTTTTATATAATATTTTTAGTATCAAAAAAAATAAATATAAAAATAATACCCGTTCTATTACTTTATCTTTCTTCAGGATACTTTTTATTACAACAATTCACACAAATACGGCAAGGTTTTTCCACCCCATTAGCTCTATATGCTTTAGCTTTTTTTATATCAAAAGATAATAAATTCTCTATGAAATTTTTATTTCTTACACTTTTAGCACTATCTTTTCATCAAACAGCTTTACTTATTGTAATTATAGGAATTTTTTTTAGTCTCATTTTGAAATTTTTATCATTATCCTTTAATGAATTTAGATGGTGTTCAGTAATTATTCTTATAGTATTTATTATTATAGCTAAATTTGTATTAGTCGATATTTTGATAAGTATATCAAGTAGGGTTGAAGAATATTCATTCTCTACTGAATATGCAGAAGACCTTGGTATTTTTAGATTACCTAATATCAAGGCTTTTTTTACATTTCTGTTTATATTATTTTTTATGAATGGAAAAATGTATGAAAACAACTTATTCAAAGTCTTTTTTCTACTTTTTGTTGTAGGAGTAGCTTTTAGGATAGGCTTTTCAGACTTTGCTATTTTAAGTGGCCGTTTTGCTACAGCTTTTTCTTTTTCTGAAATTTTCATATTACCTTTTGTTTTTTATAGATTTAAATATTTTAGCACTATATTATTGGTGTTATTTGTTATTTTACAAGCTATTGCAACCTATGTGTTTCAAGCTCCTTATGTGATAGATGATTATTTTAAACCGTTAGCTTTATGA
- a CDS encoding glycosyltransferase family 4 protein has translation MKIAFIIPSLINEGPVIVAKDIIEGLINKVALIDVYYFDVREDPLFFPCNTYRISFFEKIDFNKYDVVHTHMLRPDLYIWYHRKKTDKCKFVSTIHQFMYKTLKNTYNSFIAFIFEKVWINALKKQDEIIFLTHIMECAYKNRIKKASNIIYNGRTFSEEKINAPVEEHSQLLAIKKQFKIIGIHCMVSKIKGIHQTILALKHLPDYFFIIVGDGIELENLKSLAKRENVYDRCWFLGYKKNAISYLKYFDVYAATSYSEGFSLSLIEAGQCKLPTVCSNIAIFKEQYNQEEVVFYELDNISSLAKAIAKAYDNRQQYAENIYKRAVTNYSIENMSNQYLKLYCKN, from the coding sequence ATGAAAATAGCATTTATAATACCCTCTCTCATCAACGAAGGTCCTGTGATTGTTGCTAAAGATATTATTGAGGGACTTATAAATAAAGTCGCTCTAATAGATGTGTATTATTTTGATGTGAGAGAGGATCCTCTTTTTTTTCCTTGTAATACTTATAGAATTTCTTTCTTTGAGAAAATAGATTTCAATAAGTATGATGTGGTGCACACCCATATGCTCAGACCTGACCTTTACATTTGGTATCACCGAAAAAAAACTGATAAATGTAAGTTTGTGTCTACCATACATCAGTTTATGTATAAAACTTTAAAAAATACCTATAATAGTTTTATAGCATTCATTTTTGAGAAAGTATGGATAAATGCCCTTAAAAAACAAGATGAGATAATATTTCTCACTCATATAATGGAGTGTGCTTACAAAAATCGTATAAAAAAAGCGAGTAACATAATTTATAATGGCAGAACTTTTTCTGAAGAAAAAATAAATGCCCCGGTAGAAGAACATTCACAACTATTAGCTATCAAAAAACAGTTTAAAATAATAGGCATTCACTGTATGGTCAGTAAAATAAAGGGAATACACCAAACTATATTAGCCCTAAAACACCTCCCCGATTATTTCTTTATCATAGTAGGAGATGGTATAGAGTTAGAAAATTTAAAATCCTTAGCTAAGCGAGAAAACGTGTACGATCGCTGTTGGTTCTTGGGCTACAAAAAAAATGCTATTAGTTACTTAAAGTATTTTGATGTATATGCAGCGACCTCTTATTCCGAGGGGTTTAGCCTTTCACTTATAGAAGCAGGACAATGCAAATTACCTACCGTATGTTCTAATATAGCAATCTTTAAAGAACAATACAACCAAGAAGAAGTAGTTTTCTACGAGTTAGACAACATATCTTCTCTAGCCAAAGCTATTGCAAAAGCTTATGATAATAGACAGCAGTACGCTGAAAATATATACAAACGTGCTGTAACAAATTATAGCATTGAAAATATGAGTAATCAGTATTTAAAACTATATTGCAAAAACTAA
- a CDS encoding glycosyltransferase family protein: MNIFSSQNIKIFLPPERNSLNDATQYYIELIEKAIEKAGGSSMRCNSLSEIKNKDIVLTIELNSFMQCFFKRRGIKIIHWVQGVSPEEVMLTKPNKLFYYLRCIIEWLIMKFTTKIFFVSEAMLQHYEKKYKVKVKHKAMIIPCYNKHLQKDTFFTPNRYTKPYFVYAGSLSAWQCFDEMLTIYKKIEEKLPHSKLTILTAEIEKANTALTEKQIQHFEVKYIPLEELEVELSKYKYGFLIRKTSVINYVATPTKMNSYLSVGLIPIFTDAVGDFNEKINLKEYELKLLGNINIEKAVQKILEFENNTNMNRENYYNIVKSIFDNYYNDEKYIKLMG, from the coding sequence ATGAATATATTCAGTAGTCAAAATATTAAAATTTTTCTACCTCCTGAGCGAAATAGTCTGAATGATGCCACTCAATATTATATTGAACTCATTGAAAAGGCTATTGAAAAAGCAGGAGGGAGTTCAATGCGCTGTAATAGTTTGAGTGAAATAAAAAATAAAGATATTGTACTTACTATTGAGCTCAACAGCTTTATGCAATGTTTTTTTAAGCGTCGTGGTATTAAAATTATCCATTGGGTACAAGGCGTTTCACCAGAAGAAGTGATGCTTACTAAACCCAATAAACTTTTCTACTATTTAAGATGTATAATAGAATGGTTGATAATGAAATTTACTACAAAAATATTTTTTGTTTCTGAAGCAATGCTACAACATTATGAAAAAAAATATAAAGTAAAGGTAAAACATAAAGCAATGATTATTCCTTGTTACAATAAACATTTGCAGAAAGACACCTTCTTTACTCCCAACAGATATACTAAACCATACTTTGTATATGCAGGAAGTTTAAGCGCTTGGCAGTGTTTTGATGAAATGCTAACTATCTATAAAAAGATAGAGGAAAAACTACCTCATAGCAAATTGACAATTCTAACTGCTGAAATAGAAAAAGCAAATACAGCCTTAACTGAAAAACAAATACAACATTTTGAGGTAAAATATATCCCTTTGGAAGAATTGGAAGTAGAATTATCAAAATATAAATATGGATTTCTCATTCGTAAAACAAGTGTAATAAACTATGTGGCAACACCTACAAAAATGAATTCTTATCTTTCAGTAGGATTGATTCCTATATTCACAGATGCTGTAGGTGATTTCAACGAAAAGATTAATTTAAAGGAATATGAACTAAAACTTTTAGGGAATATAAATATAGAAAAAGCTGTACAAAAAATTTTGGAGTTTGAAAACAACACAAATATGAACCGTGAGAATTATTATAATATTGTAAAAAGTATCTTTGATAATTATTACAATGATGAGAAATATATAAAGTTGATGGGGTAG
- a CDS encoding glycosyltransferase family 2 protein, producing MNFSVLLSLYTKEKPQFLRECLESLKNQTLPATEIVMVYDGAITSELEEVVTQFITILPIKIIRLPQNVGLGEALNEGLKHCSYNWVFRMDSDDICLPNRFKKQVAFITQHPNVVLLSGYIAEFEEDKNTISSYRKVPIGNEKIKKYALSRSPFNHVTIAFRKDIIKEAGGYQHHLFLEDYNLWLRVIAKGYEVGNLGETLVLVRAGDNMVSRRRGKEYIKGEWQLFKLKHSLKLQPLLPNFFIFTLRASLRILPTSLLKVVYKFLRKKK from the coding sequence ATGAATTTTTCAGTTTTATTATCACTTTACACTAAGGAAAAACCGCAATTCTTGAGAGAATGCTTGGAGAGTTTAAAAAATCAAACACTTCCTGCTACTGAAATTGTAATGGTTTATGACGGAGCTATTACCTCTGAATTGGAGGAAGTAGTAACACAATTTATTACTATTTTACCTATTAAAATTATCAGACTACCACAAAATGTAGGTTTAGGGGAAGCTCTTAATGAAGGTTTAAAACACTGTTCTTATAATTGGGTATTTCGTATGGACTCAGATGATATTTGTTTACCTAATCGTTTTAAAAAACAAGTAGCTTTTATAACTCAACATCCTAATGTAGTTTTACTTAGTGGATATATAGCGGAATTTGAAGAAGATAAAAATACTATTTCAAGTTATAGGAAAGTACCTATAGGTAATGAGAAAATTAAAAAATATGCACTTTCAAGAAGTCCGTTTAATCACGTAACCATTGCCTTCCGTAAAGATATTATTAAAGAAGCAGGAGGCTATCAACACCATCTTTTTTTAGAAGATTACAATCTATGGTTGCGGGTAATCGCTAAAGGATATGAAGTAGGAAACTTAGGAGAAACCTTAGTATTAGTGCGAGCAGGTGATAATATGGTCTCCAGAAGGAGAGGAAAAGAGTACATTAAAGGAGAGTGGCAATTGTTTAAACTTAAACACAGTTTAAAACTACAACCTCTACTTCCTAATTTCTTTATTTTTACCTTAAGAGCAAGTTTGAGAATACTCCCTACAAGTCTTTTAAAAGTGGTTTATAAATTTCTTAGAAAGAAAAAATGA
- a CDS encoding OprO/OprP family phosphate-selective porin codes for MKKIYFMMFSLMAVGYTYAQEEPTTVTDTTEPMPATPIQEAPKPEEKLEVKPGGRILLDAGYFNANEQKDKFVSGVAIPDVRMGLGVRYGNWKGKVDIGFAYGKVSPKDIFIEYGFSKHTLLRGGYFVHQFGMQSATSSSFKISMEEPQSNEAFFNSRLIGLMLLHQKDDFMGTLSLFAEGETMKKSSDATGDQGMGMMSRLLYRPQREEGKIFHVGLSGAFETPRYNETPALNHNSYVLKTPFPTRIAKVTAQQATIDNATFLYKFSPELLFARGRLGLEAQYYYVNVNRKSGFDNFKASGAYGMFRAIVKGNPYEYTDIDGGIATPRPGAMELVAGYNYTDLSDPKAGILGGRLNDYSLTFNYYINKYMIWRVRASYTGVTYRESIPDTNLSLIETRLQIKF; via the coding sequence ATGAAAAAGATATATTTTATGATGTTCAGCCTAATGGCTGTGGGCTATACCTATGCCCAAGAAGAACCAACCACCGTTACCGATACCACCGAACCTATGCCCGCTACACCTATACAGGAAGCTCCTAAACCCGAAGAAAAGTTAGAAGTAAAACCCGGAGGACGTATTTTATTGGACGCTGGTTATTTCAATGCCAATGAGCAAAAAGATAAGTTCGTAAGTGGGGTAGCTATCCCCGATGTGCGTATGGGCTTAGGCGTACGCTATGGTAATTGGAAAGGAAAAGTAGATATCGGCTTTGCTTATGGCAAAGTTTCTCCTAAGGATATCTTTATCGAATACGGTTTCAGCAAACACACACTTTTGCGTGGAGGTTATTTCGTACACCAATTCGGTATGCAAAGTGCCACCAGTTCTTCTTTCAAAATATCGATGGAAGAACCCCAAAGTAACGAGGCTTTCTTCAACTCTCGTCTCATCGGTTTGATGCTCTTACACCAAAAAGATGACTTTATGGGTACTTTAAGCCTCTTTGCCGAAGGTGAAACGATGAAGAAAAGCTCTGATGCTACAGGCGACCAAGGTATGGGTATGATGAGCCGTTTGCTCTATCGCCCACAACGTGAAGAAGGCAAGATTTTTCACGTAGGACTCTCAGGTGCTTTCGAAACACCTCGTTATAACGAAACACCAGCACTTAACCACAACTCTTATGTGCTCAAAACACCTTTCCCTACTCGTATCGCTAAGGTAACCGCACAACAAGCAACTATTGATAACGCTACTTTCCTTTATAAATTCTCCCCCGAATTGCTCTTTGCACGTGGTCGTTTAGGTTTAGAAGCCCAATATTACTATGTGAATGTAAATCGCAAGAGTGGTTTCGATAATTTCAAAGCAAGTGGTGCTTATGGTATGTTCCGTGCTATCGTAAAAGGAAACCCTTACGAATATACTGACATCGATGGAGGTATCGCTACCCCCAGACCTGGTGCTATGGAACTCGTTGCTGGTTATAACTACACCGATTTATCCGACCCTAAAGCGGGTATCTTAGGAGGTCGCCTCAACGATTATTCACTTACATTCAACTATTATATCAATAAGTATATGATTTGGCGTGTACGTGCTTCCTACACCGGTGTTACTTACCGTGAAAGCATTCCCGACACCAATTTAAGTCTTATCGAAACTCGTTTGCAAATCAAGTTCTAA
- a CDS encoding glycosyltransferase family 4 protein, protein MKKKIGFIVPEIKNCGPINVVFNIISFLSKEIFDVQLIAVRKNNIGYEIHIQKECSLGIIYMSDYSSKDSFFSDLNKLDILHSHGYFPDKYMKFVNTNVRKLTTIHSLFFKDYIKEYGLLKGTIGAIMHFHYLKKNHFDKIIGCSKSIKKYLSKYLKKDNLTHIYNGVNPKVYKPLSNEQKSEARKKLGFKNDCKIFIFAGRFIRRKRVPELIIFFNKKQFSNSQLLLLGEGAEETICREKANNNPNVVFLGFSNSPEKYYQIADYVISTSSAEGYPMSILEAVSCGCYAYLSDIPSHKEFLENNPSCGDFIENISENNLLENKNTNLHNLSAQKMADEYTKIYLEEEE, encoded by the coding sequence ATGAAAAAAAAGATAGGTTTTATTGTTCCAGAAATAAAAAATTGTGGACCTATAAATGTAGTGTTCAACATTATTTCTTTCCTTAGCAAAGAAATATTTGATGTCCAACTTATCGCAGTGAGAAAAAACAATATAGGATATGAAATACACATTCAAAAGGAATGTTCTTTAGGGATTATTTATATGAGTGATTATTCTTCTAAAGATTCTTTTTTTAGTGATCTTAACAAATTAGATATATTACATTCCCATGGTTATTTTCCTGATAAATATATGAAGTTTGTAAATACTAATGTGAGAAAACTAACTACTATACATAGCCTATTTTTTAAAGATTACATTAAAGAGTATGGACTACTAAAAGGAACTATAGGAGCTATAATGCATTTTCATTACCTCAAGAAAAATCACTTTGATAAAATAATAGGTTGCTCTAAGTCAATAAAAAAATACCTTTCTAAATATCTAAAAAAAGATAATTTAACTCATATATATAATGGAGTAAACCCAAAGGTCTATAAACCTTTATCTAACGAACAAAAAAGTGAAGCTCGCAAGAAATTAGGGTTCAAAAATGATTGCAAAATATTTATTTTCGCAGGGCGTTTTATAAGAAGAAAGCGAGTGCCTGAACTTATCATTTTTTTTAATAAAAAACAATTTAGCAACTCTCAATTACTCCTATTAGGAGAAGGAGCAGAAGAAACTATTTGCAGAGAAAAAGCAAACAATAACCCTAATGTTGTTTTTTTAGGATTTAGTAACTCTCCTGAAAAATATTACCAAATTGCCGATTATGTTATTTCAACCTCAAGTGCTGAAGGCTACCCAATGAGTATTTTAGAAGCTGTATCGTGTGGTTGCTATGCTTATTTATCAGATATTCCCTCTCATAAAGAGTTCTTAGAAAACAACCCCTCTTGTGGAGATTTTATAGAGAATATTTCAGAAAATAATCTTTTAGAAAATAAAAATACTAATTTACACAATTTGTCTGCTCAAAAAATGGCTGATGAGTATACAAAAATATATTTGGAAGAAGAAGAATGA
- the wecB gene encoding non-hydrolyzing UDP-N-acetylglucosamine 2-epimerase, with protein sequence MAITKLLFIFGTRPEAIKMAPLIKAFQKEKTFETKVCVTAQHREMLDQVLDFFEIKTDYDLNVMKPNQNLYTLTATIITELKTVLEDCNPDYIFVHGDTTTTMAASIAGFYAGAKVCHIEAGLRTFNKYAPFPEEINRKVTGAIADFHFAPTQQAKQNLLREAVDEKNILVTGNTVIDALLESSKRVVNLQDEEIDALKKIVDRTKKLILVTGHRRENQGEGFIHICQALKKIALQNPEVQIVYPVHLNPNVKEPVYRILSGIENVKLIAPLAYPAFVWLMNQSYLIITDSGGVQEEAPSLGKPVLVMRDTTERPEAVSAGTVILVGTNEQKIVDECEQLLNNQEKYSKMSALHNPYGDGKACERIVEFFKK encoded by the coding sequence ATGGCAATAACAAAACTTCTTTTCATATTTGGCACACGTCCCGAGGCTATTAAAATGGCTCCGCTTATAAAAGCTTTTCAAAAAGAAAAAACTTTTGAAACAAAAGTATGTGTAACAGCACAACATCGTGAGATGCTTGACCAAGTGTTAGATTTTTTTGAGATAAAAACAGATTACGACCTTAATGTGATGAAGCCTAATCAGAATTTGTATACACTTACCGCAACCATCATTACAGAACTAAAAACTGTTTTAGAAGATTGTAACCCTGACTATATATTTGTGCATGGCGATACTACTACTACTATGGCTGCAAGCATTGCTGGGTTTTATGCAGGAGCAAAAGTGTGCCATATAGAAGCAGGACTTAGAACTTTTAATAAATACGCTCCTTTCCCCGAGGAGATAAACCGCAAAGTAACAGGAGCTATAGCAGATTTTCATTTTGCTCCTACCCAACAAGCAAAACAAAATTTATTAAGAGAAGCAGTAGATGAGAAAAACATTTTAGTAACAGGAAATACAGTAATAGATGCTCTTTTAGAAAGTTCTAAAAGAGTGGTAAATTTACAAGACGAAGAGATTGATGCTTTAAAAAAGATTGTAGATCGCACTAAAAAACTAATCTTAGTTACAGGACACCGACGTGAAAACCAAGGCGAAGGCTTTATACATATCTGTCAGGCACTGAAAAAAATCGCTTTACAAAATCCTGAGGTACAGATAGTCTATCCAGTACACTTAAATCCTAATGTAAAAGAACCTGTTTATCGTATATTATCAGGCATTGAAAATGTAAAGCTCATAGCACCCTTAGCCTATCCTGCTTTTGTTTGGCTGATGAACCAATCCTACCTTATCATTACCGATAGTGGTGGCGTACAAGAGGAAGCCCCTAGCTTAGGCAAACCTGTATTGGTAATGCGTGACACGACTGAGCGCCCTGAAGCTGTAAGTGCAGGGACTGTTATCTTAGTAGGTACTAATGAGCAAAAAATAGTAGATGAATGTGAACAACTACTTAATAACCAAGAGAAATACTCAAAAATGAGTGCTTTACACAACCCCTATGGCGATGGTAAGGCTTGCGAACGAATTGTAGAATTTTTTAAGAAATAA
- a CDS encoding acid phosphatase — translation MRKTLLFVALLSVMATTFAQEKIKDVRTKPDLYFLQIGEVANSLELLPPPPQPGSILFLNDEAQYQWGLMQRRTPRGEQAVSDARVEGPGVPNAFSEAFGIKISKETTPEIFKLVVNMREDAGDLATRAAKEHYMRVRPFAFYEKTTCNPEQQKELSTNGSYPSGHTAIGWATALVLAEINVDRQNEILKRGYEMGQSRVICGYHFQSDVDAARLVASAVVARLHANDAFMKQLEKAKKEFEGLVKKSKVKKSERMTK, via the coding sequence ATGAGAAAAACATTATTATTCGTAGCCTTGCTATCGGTGATGGCAACTACATTCGCACAAGAGAAAATCAAAGACGTAAGAACCAAACCCGACCTCTACTTCTTGCAAATCGGTGAGGTGGCAAACAGTCTTGAGCTCCTACCTCCTCCTCCTCAACCAGGTAGTATTCTTTTCCTTAACGACGAAGCCCAATACCAATGGGGCTTAATGCAACGCCGTACCCCTCGTGGTGAGCAAGCCGTATCGGATGCTCGTGTAGAGGGTCCTGGCGTGCCTAATGCTTTTTCCGAAGCTTTTGGCATCAAGATTTCTAAGGAAACTACTCCCGAAATCTTCAAACTTGTAGTAAATATGCGCGAAGATGCAGGCGACCTCGCTACTCGTGCCGCCAAAGAACACTATATGCGCGTGCGTCCGTTTGCTTTCTACGAAAAGACCACTTGCAATCCCGAACAACAAAAAGAACTCTCTACTAATGGTTCTTATCCCTCTGGTCACACCGCTATTGGGTGGGCTACCGCTTTGGTGCTTGCCGAAATCAATGTCGATAGACAAAACGAAATCCTCAAACGCGGATATGAAATGGGACAAAGTCGCGTGATTTGTGGTTACCATTTCCAAAGTGATGTAGATGCTGCTCGTCTCGTAGCAAGTGCCGTAGTAGCGCGTCTCCACGCCAATGATGCCTTTATGAAACAACTCGAAAAAGCTAAAAAAGAGTTTGAAGGACTTGTAAAAAAAAGCAAAGTAAAGAAAAGTGAACGTATGACTAAATAA
- a CDS encoding glycosyltransferase family 2 protein — MKLSASIVLYQTDLTPLKRVIDSYFACKSGSLQLFLVDNSPTDTLKGVVTMYPDKEIHYIFNNENMGYGKAHNIAIKKSIEQGLPYHIVLNPDIVIQEGALEKLTHYMNEHSEVGNIMPKIIYPDGQLQYLCKLFPSPIDLIFRRFIPFKKWRDKSNKHFELHNFSYNQTMNIPILSGCFMFLRTEALKKVGLFDERFFMYMEDFDLNRRIHRAYKTIFFSEAIVVHEYQKASYKNIKLLKAHIKSAIYYFNKYGWFFDKERKTINAKVLKEIKQLS, encoded by the coding sequence ATGAAACTCTCTGCCTCCATAGTATTATACCAAACCGACCTTACCCCTTTAAAAAGGGTTATTGATAGCTACTTCGCTTGCAAAAGTGGGTCACTACAGTTGTTCCTTGTCGATAACTCGCCTACCGATACTCTCAAAGGTGTTGTAACGATGTACCCCGATAAGGAAATACACTATATTTTCAACAACGAAAATATGGGGTATGGCAAAGCTCATAATATCGCTATCAAAAAATCTATAGAGCAAGGGCTACCCTATCACATAGTCTTAAATCCTGATATTGTCATACAAGAAGGAGCCTTAGAAAAACTCACTCATTATATGAATGAGCACTCCGAGGTAGGCAATATAATGCCCAAAATCATCTATCCCGATGGTCAGTTGCAATACCTTTGCAAACTCTTTCCCTCCCCTATTGATCTTATTTTTAGGCGTTTTATTCCTTTTAAAAAATGGAGAGATAAAAGCAACAAACATTTTGAGTTACACAACTTTAGCTATAACCAAACGATGAATATCCCTATTCTCTCAGGTTGTTTTATGTTCCTGCGCACCGAAGCCCTTAAAAAAGTAGGATTATTTGATGAGCGTTTTTTTATGTATATGGAAGATTTCGACCTCAACCGTCGTATCCACCGTGCCTACAAAACCATCTTCTTCTCCGAAGCCATTGTTGTACACGAATACCAAAAAGCATCCTATAAAAATATCAAACTATTGAAAGCCCATATCAAATCGGCTATTTATTACTTCAATAAATACGGTTGGTTTTTTGATAAAGAAAGGAAGACTATCAATGCTAAAGTATTAAAAGAAATTAAGCAATTATCTTAA
- a CDS encoding histidine-type phosphatase → MKIRIITLQALLLLLCPLLAMAQLNRSESFKSQYKLKEVVILSRHNIRSSLSVNGSTLQKMTPHEWIKWSAAPSELTLRGGALETIMGQFFRKWTVAEGLFAENAVPSVDEVNFYANSMQRTIATAQYFSSGFMPVANLHINHRFTPSKMDPVFFPALTKSSPAFKAQAMKEIAAMGGKKGIVGINEGLKDSYQLLEKVLDLKNSPACKSGEVCAFNDYNTQLKLEKGDEPNMKGSLKLANSASDAFILQYYEDKDPVQAAFGNNLTTSDWEKIAKVKDVYGDVLFTAPIVAVNVAHPLLVYMKDELNAKNRKFTFLCGHDSNIASVNAALEVEEYSLPKSIEKKTPIGSKLVFEKWVDNSGKEFVSVNIVYQTTEQLRGMELLDMQNPPVVFPLKLKGVKANADGLYTLESVNDRFDKAIRAYEAIK, encoded by the coding sequence ATGAAAATAAGAATCATAACTCTACAAGCATTACTACTCCTCTTGTGTCCGCTCTTAGCGATGGCACAACTCAACCGCTCCGAAAGTTTTAAAAGCCAATACAAGCTCAAAGAAGTGGTGATCCTCAGCCGTCATAACATTCGCTCCTCACTATCAGTGAACGGGAGTACCTTACAAAAAATGACGCCTCACGAATGGATAAAATGGAGCGCTGCCCCCAGTGAACTTACCCTTCGTGGGGGAGCACTCGAAACCATTATGGGTCAGTTTTTCCGCAAATGGACAGTAGCCGAAGGGCTCTTTGCTGAGAATGCAGTTCCCTCTGTTGATGAAGTGAATTTCTATGCTAATAGTATGCAACGCACCATTGCGACGGCACAATATTTCTCCTCAGGATTTATGCCCGTAGCCAATTTGCATATCAACCACCGCTTTACCCCCAGCAAAATGGACCCTGTGTTCTTCCCTGCGCTTACTAAAAGTAGCCCTGCTTTCAAAGCACAAGCAATGAAAGAAATTGCTGCTATGGGAGGTAAAAAAGGTATTGTGGGCATCAACGAGGGATTGAAAGACTCTTACCAACTCTTGGAAAAAGTACTCGATTTGAAGAACTCACCCGCTTGTAAATCCGGTGAAGTGTGTGCTTTCAACGATTACAACACCCAGTTGAAACTCGAAAAAGGTGATGAACCTAATATGAAAGGTTCGTTGAAGTTAGCTAACTCCGCTTCCGATGCTTTTATTTTGCAATATTATGAAGATAAAGACCCTGTGCAAGCAGCTTTTGGCAACAACCTCACCACCTCCGACTGGGAAAAAATCGCTAAGGTAAAAGATGTCTATGGCGATGTGCTTTTCACCGCTCCTATCGTAGCCGTGAACGTAGCGCACCCTCTACTAGTGTATATGAAAGACGAACTCAACGCCAAAAACCGCAAATTCACATTCCTTTGTGGTCACGATTCTAACATTGCCAGCGTGAATGCCGCTTTGGAAGTAGAAGAATACAGTTTGCCTAAATCTATTGAGAAGAAGACCCCAATAGGTAGCAAACTCGTGTTTGAAAAATGGGTAGACAACAGCGGTAAAGAGTTTGTATCAGTAAACATCGTATACCAAACCACCGAGCAATTGCGTGGAATGGAACTATTGGATATGCAAAATCCACCAGTAGTATTCCCTCTAAAGCTTAAAGGTGTGAAAGCCAATGCCGATGGTCTCTACACTTTAGAAAGTGTAAACGACCGCTTCGACAAAGCTATTCGTGCTTATGAGGCTATCAAATAG